The region attgtTCGATACAAATATGCATGATAcatatagcattattcttcTTCTAACCAAACAcacttaaataataaatttcagAACTAAAAAGGGTGggactgtaaaaaaaaatttacaaggaCAAAAAAAGTTGGGacttcattttttgtttaaaaaaaaaaaaaaaaatttataataatttttaaaggtGAGAGCCGGCAGGGGgtcatgcccccccccccccccccaatttggGTATCTGCCGACTGCCGCTGATATGTTTGGGCGAATCTTTCATCAACAGTCTCCCATTAGTCAATCAAAAGAGCTTCAATTTTTGGGATTTTAACAACTCTACAAAAGATATCAACGTCTTAATCTTActattatttatctcaaaattcTCTAAACTAACTTTGGTAACGCAAACAAAGTGCACCCATCAGGCCATCATTTTAGAAGAAAAGCAAGAATCAATCAATCATACGACGTAGTTGTAGTATTTAGAACGAATGGTCCCCAGGAACCCAGCGCCACGCGTTGAGCAATGAAAAGATGGTCGAAAATATCAACCAACCCCAGACCAGACGCCTCGGCCTTGCCGATAATCACGGCCCCGTCCCCACATCCCGACACCATAATTTTTCAATATTCTACGTTGTCTTCCACTCCCAATAGTGGGCCGTCCCCAACTTTCCCTATTCCCATAAAGCGACCCCACAAAAACCCGCCTAAAGATAGACTTGCGTATTACCGCAAGTTTACCATCTTAACACCCAAATCAATAATTCACAACATCCCACAAAATCCAAAATTAATTTCTTCACTGTAACGCCACGTGTCACACATGGATGCCTAGTACACCACATGTTTACTattctcctctttctttttgggttaAGAATCCACTTGGTGAAGCCGCTAAGCTTAAGAGTATACTTTCTAagtgatttctttttttaatataaaaaaaaaaagtttaaaaaattataaaaaatacatgtagCAAATTTTTTACAAGCACTTTAAGATTGAGAATGGTACAGTATATCACAAAGCATTGAGAAATACTGTaacaataattattataatcataaactcgatttttttttctctcacctCTCTTACttcatataataataaaatgaacaaaaaaaaaagtaaaagtaatatatatgtattaattgtttagaaaaaaattaaggaaaattaTTGTGAAATGTTTGTAgatagtaaaataaaaaataattttgtcctctaaatttaaagaacatagttgttggggataaaatcaaccACGAGGGCATGTGGATCCTGACCTTGAGTCACCTCAGTGTAACATCTCGGACATTCATCGTGACCCTGTATAGAAAGATTGtctcggtatgataacacctcggacCTACCGAACtcaatatcccgagatctcctagtatGATtagagcgaacatgtctcggatatttacACCTCGgcgaaatatcccgagatctccttgtatgatcggagcgaacatgtctcgaaTATTTACGCCTTGGAGGATTGGTCGAAGCACACTACAACCGTCTCGGAGGTATCTTCTTAAACTCGACTAATAAGTGATTAAATGTTAACAAGAACACTGTCATGAATCCATCCCTGAAGCTAGAACGCTGCACAGTAGGACAAGGCCCATATCTCGAAAGCCTATAGGCTAATCTTTATCCCATAATTAGTGGGATAAGGCCGTAATGGTATAGAACAAGGATTGAAGAAGCAGAGTGCTATCCAACCCGGACTCTACTATTTATTCAAATCTCCTGAAGATAAGGTCGAGATTCAAGCCAATTGGGACTTAAACTCCTAGTCCAATTGGGTTTCAAGAGTCCCAGTAGGTCTGTAACGTAAccataagcctataaataagactattACACACAGATTTTCTGAACttttgagattactgatattctcccGAAAATtggtttgaactgacttaggcatcggagtgggcgtagtcggcaccctcGACTAGTCTTTTGCAGGTTCTAAGGTAGACCGATCGAGGGAGACAACGAATCACCAggtgacacgtcaccataccagaaactgtaccaacaatagTTAATTGTCTGCTGCTAATACTCTTACTTTGGTGGCGGATGATTCTTTAGTcaaatcatgtttttttttttgttttaaatctcaaattgttaaaatttattaagtgccaaaaaaaaataaaaaattaagaacttCATTTACCAGAGAACATACCAAactcataaataaaaataaataagattagATCTCAAACTAGTAAACGAtaactttttaaatcacaattcaTTTCTCAATCCCACTGGTTTGCCTAATGGCCCCTAAAGTTCTGGCTAATTTTCTATACATGCCACTGAACTCAACTACACAATAGTACATTTATGAATAATTATGAGCCACACCAGCCAAAGCTTCTTGGACTTTATTTAGATGGGCCCGATTTTAAGCAACTCACCTGCCTTTCCGTAGAACATTTCATTTTCCTACCCACATTAAAACCTATTTAAAATAGAGTACCACATCGCCACCTCATTTCTCAGGGATAAAAAGGTAAATTACCCtaccattttcttttaattttttttttcttttcatcaaACAAACCTGCCTACACCGACTAACATTTATTGGAGGAGAACCCCAACCGCGAGTTTGCCAAATCAAAGCTGACACGTGTCCCCTGCTGCTGCACAGTCCCAATAATTGACAAAGACGACGTCGTGGGAGCGAAGGCGAAACAGAAGGTTCCGTCCGACTCCACCGGAATCAAATAATTCTTGGCCGGCAACAAGAGCGACTTCCCGTCAGAGAACTGAAAAGACACCGTGGGCACTCTCACGGATTTCTGCGAAGAGAGATCGTAACAAGTGTCGAACAGAGCTACGCCGCTCGTAGCCGGCAGGTGCTGAGTCATACTGACGAACGCGTCGCGGAGCGAGTTGTAGGCCTGAGTCTGCAAACGAGTTATAGGCGTTCCCGAGTCAACAATTATCCCACCGTTTCCTGACGCGTCCATTTGGAACTGCGAGGACGGAAACGAGAGGGGCTGCCCACCCACGCTCATTCCGGTGAGTCCGACGTAGTAGAACGTACGAAGTTTGCTGTTTCTCAGTAACGCAGTCGTGACCGAGTCGCCGGGTGGGACTGAGTTGAACTCGAGCGTTGAGGACTTGCTCGAGTCGCGGTCGACCAGGCAGTAAGAAAACGACGACGCTTTGATCTGAGAGGTAAGCGAAAGTGGGCCTCCGCCGAGCCCAAGTAATCCGGCGGCGCCGACGAACAGACCTTCGTTTTCGTGGCCGCAACCCAAAGCGACGTCGTTCACCGCGCCAGAGTTCCCGAACGACAGCGTCTCAGTGACCAAATCGCCGACCGTGTACGAGCCGTCGCCGTACGCGACCTGGTAGAGGCAGTGGTCGTTGCGACAGCCGGCGTTATCGAGGGAGGTGCATTGCTGGGAGGCGCAGGAGAGGGGCTTGTAGGAGGAGGACGAGCTCGGGTCGAATATCGGGTCGGATTGCTGGTAGCAGTCCGTACAGGGCTTGCATTGGAGCCAGTTGACGTCGCTACCTGTGTCGAGGACCATGGAGAAGGGCTTGGCGGGTTGTCCGACGCTGACACGCGAGAAGTACTCGCCGCTGCCCTGGCTCATCCCGGACACAATCGGAGTGGAGAAGTCCTCGGGCCGGAGCTCGGTCTCCATGGGCTGGAGATCCGACCTCTTCACGCCTGTGAGCGCGAGCTGGAGCTTGGTGGTGAGCGAGTCGACTCGGGCCGATTCGCGCTCTAGGCGGGAAAGGACTAGGCTCTTGTAGTCTTTATGCGAGGTCCTGTAGAGGGAGTCCCGGGAGTGAAGCTGGAGCGAGAAAGAAGAGGAATTAGCGAAGATTTGTTGGACTTGTTGGACTTGTTGCTGATCCAAGCTGGGTTTAAGGGTTTCGGGGTCGAAGTTGAGGACGGCTTGGGCTTGATCGAGTGCGGCCGAGACATCAAGGAGCGTGTAAGTAGTCTCCGATAAGCTGCGAGAGAAAGCCAGGTGTAAGAGAGCAACGAAAATggtgaagaggaagaggaatgGGTGTTGGGCCATTTTTGGTTTGTTGCAGAGAGAAGAAATATTGCGAGTAGATCGAGAGCGTTAGGGAGGGTTTGGCTTTATTTAgaacggagagggagagagagagagtgggagtGAGAGTGAGTGTGTGTGATTAAGAGTGGCTAACGTCAGGCTTCACTGTACTCATTTCACTTTCAatagtatttattatttaacGGTATCACGTTTTGTACTGTgctacaaattcaataattaattaatttctgtttttttaaaaaaaaatcataagaaaaatactaaatagcatttctctattgAAATTTGGAAAGATTACACATTTTTCAAACTACAACCTATTTAATTACGAGTATAGCTAGATTTCTATCTTGTGTTCTTCCAATAataaggtgacttttaaaatcatcattgaactTGTAATTGATCTCTATTAAATTgagatcaaatagtaattttaaaagttacctcatttttttaagggACAGACACAAGAGTAACATAAGAGGGACTTCTAGaattattcaattattattgtctccctaaactattaattgtgtcaatgtcttaTCTAAACTACTAAAACATATCAATGTCCTTTCCTAAGgctagcaaaaagacaaaaaatgaccatacatttttttaggaaaaagtacGCATAtccccatcaaactaccattcaattatCAATGTTCCCCTTAAACTGTCAATTGTGCCAATATCCCCCCCTAAggtcaacaaaaag is a window of Alnus glutinosa chromosome 4, dhAlnGlut1.1, whole genome shotgun sequence DNA encoding:
- the LOC133865963 gene encoding protein ASPARTIC PROTEASE IN GUARD CELL 1, producing the protein MAQHPFLFLFTIFVALLHLAFSRSLSETTYTLLDVSAALDQAQAVLNFDPETLKPSLDQQQVQQVQQIFANSSSFSLQLHSRDSLYRTSHKDYKSLVLSRLERESARVDSLTTKLQLALTGVKRSDLQPMETELRPEDFSTPIVSGMSQGSGEYFSRVSVGQPAKPFSMVLDTGSDVNWLQCKPCTDCYQQSDPIFDPSSSSSYKPLSCASQQCTSLDNAGCRNDHCLYQVAYGDGSYTVGDLVTETLSFGNSGAVNDVALGCGHENEGLFVGAAGLLGLGGGPLSLTSQIKASSFSYCLVDRDSSKSSTLEFNSVPPGDSVTTALLRNSKLRTFYYVGLTGMSVGGQPLSFPSSQFQMDASGNGGIIVDSGTPITRLQTQAYNSLRDAFVSMTQHLPATSGVALFDTCYDLSSQKSVRVPTVSFQFSDGKSLLLPAKNYLIPVESDGTFCFAFAPTTSSLSIIGTVQQQGTRVSFDLANSRLGFSSNKC